The nucleotide sequence GAAGTGAAATTGCCGTTGCCGGCGCAGGTGGCGCTGCCGCAGGTGGCGCTGGATGTGTTGTACGCCCAGCTAGGACTGGCGGTAATGGCCGCCGTTCCATTCCCACTCGCAGTGTCGGGACCGACCTGGGCATAGGTAAAGGTGGTCGCATTGGGAACAGAGGCGACCTGATAGCTGCCGGCGAAACTGGGGTCGGTCACACCCGTGACCGTGACCCACTGTCCGGCGACCAGATTGTGGGCTGCGTTAGTTTTGATGGTGACGACATTCGCGTTGCGCACGGCTCCGGTGGGCGATGCTTGGAGGTTCCCGGATCCGCTGCCGCAGAGGCCGTTGTTATTGGCCGGAAGGGAGCCGCTGTACAGGTTGTTGAGGGCGACCAGATTGCCCCGGTTCATGGTCGCGGTGCCGCTGCCGCTGGTGCTGTCGGTCCCGGCCTGGGCATAGGTAAACGTGGTCGCGTTGGGGGTCGAGGCAATGGTGAAAGTCCCGTTGAATGTCGAATCGGTCACGCCGGCGATGGTCACGGTGTATCCGACGGTGAAGTTGTGCGCCGCGGAGGTAGTGATCGTGACAGTGTTGCTGTTGCGGACAGCGCCGGACGCTCCAATCGTCGCCCAGACCGCACCGGGCACATCCAGCGCGTACACCACGTAGTCGCTGGCGCAGTTGGCGGCGGTGAGGCTCGAGTCGGTGTAGAAGTTGAACTTGGCCGGTGACATGGTGGGAGCGGCCCGGCCGGCACCGAGGGCGAAGCTCCAATCCTGCTTCATCGCCTGCTTCTTCGGCTTGGGGCGAAGCTTCGAGCGGTTGGCGGCAAGCTGTCCAGGATTCACGCCAGCAGGACGGCGGGTCGCAATCCGGGCAGCGAGGTTGGAGAGGACGCGCGGATCTCGCCGGAACGTGAGGTCGTCCTCAGCCGCGGCAGCATTGTTCACCACCAGACGCGTGTGGCTCCAGTCGGAGGGAATACCGACACCTTTTTTGGGGTCTTGGTTTTGCGCCGAGCAGATAGCCGCGAAAAGGCCGACAATCAGAAGAGGATAAGGCCAGCGCGAGCGCAGCATCGCTTTGCCCCCAATAACAAGGCTGCAGTTCCCAACCATTGAATGATAGCGCAGACAGAGTGCGATAGACGCGATTCTCGCCACTGTCCCAAGTTGAACAATAAGGGCATCTTGCCGAGCGACGCGTTGGTTGGCGGCTACAAGCTCGCATTGAAATCCATTCGCCATGGTGGTGCCTCCCTTGCGCGGCGATTGTATGGCCCAACGGGTCAGGCGCAAGCAGATTCGCAGTCTTGTTCCGAAAGTAGAACAAGCTCTTCCAGCGTCCAAACGTGGTCTGCAATCCCCGCTTCCATCGCGGGGGTCACGCGTAGCGTCTGACGCACCCGGCAGAACCGGATCGCTACGTCTCAGCCCTTCTTGATCTCCGCCAATGCCTTGCGAATCTCGGCATTGCGGGCAGTGTTGTTGGGATCGATCTGGAGAGCTTTCTCAAGGTGCACCTTGGCCTGTGTGGGGTTGCTGTTCTTCTGGTAGGCCATGCCAAGGTGATACTGATACAAAGCGTTCTGGGGGGATTTCTTGCTGGCCTCCTCGAGCAAGTCGATGGCGAGACCATACGCTCCCTTTTGGTAGTAGGCCCAGCCCAGGGTATCGGCGGCATCCGGTGAATTAGGCATCCTCTGGCGTGCGATCTGGGCGAGGGAAGCGGCCAAGTCCACGTTCTTGTTCTGCTGCAGGAGCAGGAACGCAAGATTGTTGGCGGCCAGCGGATAGTCCGGCTCAACCTGGAGGGCGCGCTGGTAGAGCTCCTCCGCCTTGGCGAAGTCGCCCTTCTTCGCGTTGAGCACTCCGAGCATCACAATGGCGCGGGCATCGCGCGGATTGCGCTGGAGCGCGGCATTGTAGTTCTGCATCGCCTGCTCTGCCTTGCCTTGCGCAACCTCCAGTTGGGCGAGCAGCAGGTAGGCGTCACCCATATCGCGGTCGAGCTGGATGGCTTTCTGCAGCTCGTCCTCGGCCTTCCCGATGTCCTTGGAGATCCCATACAGATTGCCGAGGATGAAGTGGTACATGGCGTTGTTGGGCGCCTTCTCGATCTGGACGTTGAGGCGCGCGATGGCCTTGGGAAGGTTGCTCTGGAGCTGGTAGATGTTGACCAGCCCCTGCAGAGCCTCGACGAAATTGGGATCTCTTTCCAGAGCTTGCTCGAAGAGCTTCTCGGCCTCGGGAAGCCGGCGCTGGGAGAAGCGCCATGCACCGAGACGACTGTAGGGCGCAGGATTGCCGGGATCGAGCTGAATCGCCTTCTGGACATCCGCCTCGCCCTTGGCGCCGTCGCGGCGGGCAAATTCGGCGGTGGCGCGCAAAATGTAGCCGCGCGCATTGTTGGGCTGGAGATTGATCAGATTGTCGCTGGCGTAGCCCATGAGGTCGGAATCGCCCCGGCGAGCCGCGACCTCTGCCAGCGCCTGCTGGACTTCCAGCCAATCGGGACGGAGACGGGCTGCCTGGCGCCACTCGGTTTCAGCCTGTGCCAGCTTACCTTGGGAGGCCAGCGCGACCCCGAGGTGATAGTGGGCCTGCGCGTTGTCGGGGTCGGACTTGAGCGCCTGCTCAAAGTTCTGCGCCGCCTCTCCGGCCTTGCCCTGGCGGAAGAGGATCTGACCACGGTTCAGCAGCGCCTGGACACTGCGGGGAAATTCTCCCAGGATGCTGTTGTTCAGCTTCGCCGCGTCGCCCAGCCGATTCGCCAAGATCAGAAGTTGCACGTGATTGGCGCGGACTGCGACGTCCTTAGGATGCTGCTTGATCAGGCTCTCATACTGAGCGAGCGCCTTGTCGTTCTCGCCCATGGACCAGTAGAAGTCGGGGAGCATGCGGTAAGCGTCGGAGTTGTCCGGCAGATCCTTGCCGGCCTGGATCATGACCTGCTCGGCCTGGGGCCGCTGATTGTTGCTCAAGTACAGCCTGGCGAGGGCGATGCGCGCATTCAGGTTGTCGGGTTCGACGGCGATGGCCTGCCGCACGGCCTGCTCCGCATCGCTGAAGCGGCCGGCCTGCTGATAGACGCTGCCCAGCGAGAGCATGGCGAGCGCGAACTTGGGATCGAGCGAGATGGCCTTCTTGAGACTTTCTTCGGCCTCCGCCATCGACTTCGAGGCGGCCTGTACCTGGGCGAGGGCGAAGTAGGAGGTCGCGAGCTTGGGATCGAGCCGGATGGCCAGCTGGATCTCGCTCAGCCCATCGTCGAGATGTCCCTGGCCCGCTTTCAGCGCGCCTTCGGCGACGTGAGCCCGGATGTTGTTCGGGTCCTGCTCGAGCACGAAGTTGAGTTGTTCCTGGGCCGTATCGAACTGGCGGGCTCCGATCAGCAGATCGGCCATCTCCAGCCGCACCTTCAGATTATTGGGCTGGATCTCGACCACGCGGTGCATTTCCGCGAAGGCAGCCTGCCAGGAACCCATGCCCATGTAGGCGTGGGCCAGCTCGTAGCGCGCATCGGCGTAGCGAGTATCCACCTGGAGAGCGTTCTGGAACTGGATGGCGGCCTCGCGATACTTATGCTGTGAGGCGTAGCGCTTGCCACTCTCCAGGTATCTCTGCTTCTTGACGTTGGGGTCACGCGTGCAGCCGACCAGCAAAATGAGAACGAGGGAGAGCAGCGTGCAGCAGCCCCGGCGAACGGAGGCGACACGGTCGATCATGATCACCTCTCAAGATAGATCAGGAACGCGCAAAACCGCGGCCTACCCCTTGGACAGCAGCTCCAGCGTCTGCTTGATCTCGGGAGCCTTGCTGTAATTCGGGTCCAGCTGCAACACTTTCTCAAAATGCATGCGGGTCTTCGCGCGATCATGCGTCTTATCGTACGCGAGACCCAAGTGATAGTGGTAGGTCGGATTCTGCGGCACCTTCTTCACCGCTTCCTCCAGCAGATCGATGGCGAGTCCGTAGGCACCCTTCTTGTAATAAGCGAAGGCCAGGGTGTCAGCGGCGCCCGGGGAATCGGGCATCTTCTCGCGCGCGACCTGTGCCAGGGAGGCGGCGGCGTCGATGTCCTTGTCCTGCTCCAGCATCAGGTAGGCCAGGTTGTTGGAAGCCAGCGGCGAGTCGGGCTCGACCCCCAGCGCTTTGCGGTAGAACTGCTCCGCCTTCTGGTAGTCCTTCTTGGCCTCGTAGACAGCGCCGAGCGAAACCATGGAGCGCACATCGCGAGGATTGGCCTGGATGGAATGCTCGTAGGTAGCGATGGCTTGGTCGGCCTTGCCCCGCATCAGCTGCATCTGCGCCAGCAGCGTGACCGCGTCCAGGTTGAACTTGTTGAGGTCGACGGCCTTCTGCAGCGAGGCTTCCGCCTGGTCAGGCTGCTTGTTGG is from Terriglobia bacterium and encodes:
- a CDS encoding tetratricopeptide repeat protein; this translates as MIDRVASVRRGCCTLLSLVLILLVGCTRDPNVKKQRYLESGKRYASQHKYREAAIQFQNALQVDTRYADARYELAHAYMGMGSWQAAFAEMHRVVEIQPNNLKVRLEMADLLIGARQFDTAQEQLNFVLEQDPNNIRAHVAEGALKAGQGHLDDGLSEIQLAIRLDPKLATSYFALAQVQAASKSMAEAEESLKKAISLDPKFALAMLSLGSVYQQAGRFSDAEQAVRQAIAVEPDNLNARIALARLYLSNNQRPQAEQVMIQAGKDLPDNSDAYRMLPDFYWSMGENDKALAQYESLIKQHPKDVAVRANHVQLLILANRLGDAAKLNNSILGEFPRSVQALLNRGQILFRQGKAGEAAQNFEQALKSDPDNAQAHYHLGVALASQGKLAQAETEWRQAARLRPDWLEVQQALAEVAARRGDSDLMGYASDNLINLQPNNARGYILRATAEFARRDGAKGEADVQKAIQLDPGNPAPYSRLGAWRFSQRRLPEAEKLFEQALERDPNFVEALQGLVNIYQLQSNLPKAIARLNVQIEKAPNNAMYHFILGNLYGISKDIGKAEDELQKAIQLDRDMGDAYLLLAQLEVAQGKAEQAMQNYNAALQRNPRDARAIVMLGVLNAKKGDFAKAEELYQRALQVEPDYPLAANNLAFLLLQQNKNVDLAASLAQIARQRMPNSPDAADTLGWAYYQKGAYGLAIDLLEEASKKSPQNALYQYHLGMAYQKNSNPTQAKVHLEKALQIDPNNTARNAEIRKALAEIKKG